CATTAGGACAATCTCTTAAATATAAAAAACGAATTTTTCTTCCTTTTCATTGTTCCTCATGCTTCTTTGTATATAGTCCTAACCAACATGTAAAGTAAACACAGATCAGTAACATTTCTTAAACCAATTTCCCATTCTTTATAGGAGGGAATGGGAAATGTCACATGTTACTCCAGAAATGAGGAGAATAATGGCTATGGCAAAGAAGGCAGGAAAGAAAACAAAAGAAATTGCTGAATTTCTTGGAATAAGCAGAAAAACTGTATGGAAGTGGAATAAAAGAGCACATCATCCAGGAAAGGAAAGTTTTAGAGATAAAT
The Thermoplasmatales archaeon DNA segment above includes these coding regions:
- a CDS encoding helix-turn-helix domain-containing protein, whose amino-acid sequence is MSHVTPEMRRIMAMAKKAGKKTKEIAEFLGISRKTVWKWNKRAHHPGKESFRDK